Proteins encoded together in one Bacteroidales bacterium window:
- a CDS encoding FAD-binding oxidoreductase, with protein MDLKANTRTQTAVLKVIGIRDLTPSAYVLRFDRNQIPFRAGQHILLGKKDDIQAREYSVYSAEQDDFFEVLIREVKEGMVSRQLRKVKPGEPLNFENPVGYFIIKDEDIHRKFLFIASGTGIGPFHSFVRSYPGLDYQLLHGIRYAHEAFDKQDYDKQRLIRCTSRDRKGDFHGRVTDYLKKHPLADKNTLCFFCGNVEMIHEAYDIMLKHGVPSQNLFAEVYF; from the coding sequence ATGGATTTAAAAGCAAATACACGTACACAAACAGCAGTATTGAAAGTCATCGGGATCAGGGACCTGACCCCGTCGGCTTATGTACTCAGGTTTGACCGTAACCAGATTCCATTCCGCGCCGGCCAGCATATCCTGCTTGGTAAAAAAGATGATATCCAGGCCAGGGAATATTCAGTTTACAGCGCAGAACAGGATGATTTTTTTGAAGTGCTGATCAGGGAAGTAAAAGAAGGAATGGTTTCCAGGCAATTGAGAAAGGTGAAACCGGGAGAGCCGCTGAACTTTGAAAACCCGGTGGGGTACTTCATCATAAAGGATGAAGATATTCACCGGAAATTCCTTTTTATTGCAAGTGGCACGGGCATCGGGCCTTTTCACAGTTTCGTCAGATCATACCCCGGCCTTGATTATCAATTGCTGCACGGCATCAGGTACGCGCATGAAGCTTTTGATAAGCAGGATTATGACAAGCAACGGCTGATCCGCTGCACCTCTCGCGACAGAAAGGGTGATTTTCACGGAAGGGTAACGGATTACCTGAAGAAACATCCATTAGCTGATAAAAATACGCTTTGCTTTTTCTGCGGAAATGTTGAGATGATCCACGAGGCTTATGATATTATGCTGAAACATGGAGTGCCGTCGCAGAATTTGTTTGCGGAAGTCTATTTTTAG